The proteins below come from a single Epinephelus moara isolate mb chromosome 19, YSFRI_EMoa_1.0, whole genome shotgun sequence genomic window:
- the LOC126406338 gene encoding kelch-like protein 10 encodes MTFYNTINEFRLEDKLCDAVIRVDGVDFNVHMVILCSCSSYFRDLFRSKTSTSEQQVYTFSQVSPTTMSLILDYAYTGLVVVTEENVLELLAGADHFAIKGIVQACCNLLEQQLNYKSCVHIWMLAGSHKCTELRQKAYLYILHHFEEVTEHSEKLLQLSVGQMADLIEKDELNVRQESAVFEAILRWINYAPEERRGHMATLLSKVRLLLMSSKYLVNTVMVNALVMKSPLCRTMVIHTLNTLLKSKTRRPLTRTRLPSAVLLAIGGCMNDAPTNRIHLYNVRADSWVTVNNSREAPRTFHGCVFLNGFVYCVGGYNGFKYLRSVRKLDLVTQTWQNVGSMRLVRCYVSVVALDGCIYAMGGCNKSGRLKTAERYQPDTSQWTLIAPMHEYRSNASATTLHGKVYICGGFNWAEPLSTAECYDPHANQWTLITPMGNGYDSTLAVAYKDQIYVVGGLRENSHTSRVIAYDPQSNQWSMVNHMINPRSSFGIAVLEDQLYVVGGLNDYGTISKVERYDEKTNAWSVVQDMEVPCSDLSCCVVERCPFTAAYLS; translated from the exons ATGACCTTCTATAATACAATTAATGAGTTCCGTCTGGAGGACAAACTGTGTGACGCTGTGATCAGAGTTGATGGCGTCGACTTTAACGTCCACATGGTCatcctctgcagctgcagctcgtACTTCAG AGATCTCTTCCGCAGTAAGACGTCAACATCCGAGCAGCAAGTCTACACTTTTTCCCAGGTGTCACCCACTACAATGAGCCTCATTCTAGACTATGCCTACACCGGCCTTGTTGTGGTGACGGAGGAGAACGTACTGGAGCTGCTGGCGGGAGCAGACCACTTTGCCATCAAGGGCATTGTACAGGCCTGCTGCAACCTCCTGGAGCAGCAACTTAATTACAAGAGCTGCGTCCACATCTGGATGTTGGCGGGCTCCCACAAATGTACTGAGCTGAGGCAAAAGGCCTATCTCTACATCCTGCATCACTTTGAGGAGGTCACAGAGCACTCTGAGAAGTTACTGCAGCTCTCTGTGGGGCAGATGGCAGATTTAATCGAGAAGGACGAGCTCAACGTGAGGCAGGAGAGCGCCGTGTTTGAGGCCATCCTCCGCTGGATCAACTATGCACCTGAGGAACGCAGGGGTCACATGGCCACACTGCTGAGCAAG GTGCGCCTGCTGTTAATGTCCAGTAAGTACTTGGTTAATACTGTGATGGTGAATGCTCTGGTGATGAAGAGTCCATTATGCAGGACCATGGTGATCCACACCCTAAACACCCTGCTTAAGTCCAAAACAAGGAGACCTCTGACCCGCACACGCCTGCCCTCTGCTGTGCTGTTGGCTATTGGTGGTTGTATGAATGATGCTCCAACCAACAGGATTCATTTATACAATGTTCGAGCTGACAGCTGGGTGACAgtgaacaacagcagagaggctcCTCGAACGTTCCATGGATGCGTCTTCCTCAATGGATTTGTCTACTGTGTTGGAGGCTATAATGGGTTTAAATATTTAAGAAGTGTACGAAAGCTTGACCTTGTCACCCAAACCTGGCAAAACGTGGGGTCAATGCGCTTAGTCCGCTGCTATGTCAGCGTGGTTGCACTGGATGGCTGCATATATGCCATGGGAGGCTGTAATAAAAGTGGAAGACTCAAAACTGCAGAGCGATACCAGCCTGACACCAGCCAGTGGACTCTGATTGCACCAATGCATGAATACAGGAGCAATGCCAGCGCCACGACACTGCACGGCAAG GTGTACATTTGCGGTGGCTTCAACTGGGCTGAACCTCTGTCAACTGCTGAGTGCTATGACCCTCACGCCAACCAGTGGACACTGATCACCCCCATGGGAAATGGGTATGATTCGACTCTGGCCGTCGCCTACAAAGATCAAATCTATGTA GTTGGTGGCCTAAGAGAAAATTCACATACGAGCAGAGTCATCGCATATGACCCACAATCAAACCAGTGGAGTATGGTGAATCACATGATTAACCCTCGCAGCAGCTTTGGCATCGCTGTGTTGGAGGACCAGCTGTATGTGGTTGGAGGGCTGAACGATTATGGCACCATCTCTAAGGTGGAGCGCTATGATGAAAAGACTAACGCGTGGTCCGTCGTCCAGGACATGGAGGTGCCCTGCAGCGACCTCAGCTGCTGTGTGGTGGAGCGATGCCCCTTCACTGCTGCATACCTGTCATAA